Proteins encoded in a region of the Megalopta genalis isolate 19385.01 unplaced genomic scaffold, iyMegGena1_principal scaffold1692, whole genome shotgun sequence genome:
- the LOC143263785 gene encoding uncharacterized protein LOC143263785: MASGSNTTPGPPNEGGATIGRVAVRIPEFCASDPELWFSMVERSFEASGVTAENTMFGYILGALNPVHAAEVRDVIMNPPGSGQYQKLKTELIRRLSSTQEQKTRRLLESEEIGDRKPSQFLRHLRRLAGTAVSDSVLRTLWVGRLPTNMQVILATQTDAELDKVADLADVIADTTGPRMQVAETTTRVPPAAMQTGATNELEALLNVKLAQLTLSFRQEVEAIRQELRSEGRSSRYDQSVRPRSPSRQFRRRRSVSRRRLQERQGRCFYHWRWGSNAERCEPPCNWSGASGNEPGGR, encoded by the coding sequence ATGGCCTCAGGAAGTAACACCACGCCAGGCCCCCCTAACGAGGGAGGAGCAACGATAGGACGGGTAGCCGTCCGCATTCCCGAATTTTGCGCCTCAGACCCAGAACTGTGGTTTAGCATGGTCGAACGCAGCTTCGAAGCATCGGGAGTGACCGCGGAAAACACGATGTTCGGGTACATACTGGGCGCACTAAACCCGGTGCACGCGGCGGAGGTCCGTGACGTGATCATGAACCCGCCGGGTTCGGGACAGTATCAAAAGCTAAAGACAGAGCTGATTCGACGGCTCAGCTCAACGCAGGAACAGAAGACCCGACGTTTACTCGAGTCAGAAGAGATCGGCGATCGAAAGCCGTCGCAGTTTCTACGGCATCTGAGAAGACTAGCGGGAACCGCAGTCTCCGATAGCGTGCTACGCACACTCTGGGTAGGGAGGTTACCCACTAATATGCAGGTCATTTTGGCCACCCAAACGGACGCGGAACTGGACAAGGTGGCCGACCTGGCCGACGTGATCGCGGACACAACAGGCCCCCGCATGCAGGTAGCCGAGACAACAACGCGGGTCCCGCCGGCCGCGATGCAAACCGGGGCGACGAACGAATTAGAGGCCCTGCTTAACGTGAAGTTGGCCCAACTCACCCTGTCGTTCCGCCAAGAAGTCGAAGCGATCAGGCAGGAACTCCGCAGCGAGGGGCGATCGTCGCGTTACGACCAGAGTGTTCGGCCCAGGTCACCCTCTCGACAGTTTCGACGACGGCGTTCTGTGTCACGCCGACGCCTGCAAGAAAGGCAAGGGAGATGTTTCTACCACTGGCGCTGGGGAAGCAACGCTGAGCGCTGCGAACCCCCGTGCAATTGGAGCGGAGCATCGGGAAACGAGCCGGGCGGTCGTTGA